A single genomic interval of Homo sapiens chromosome 15, GRCh38.p14 Primary Assembly harbors:
- the GOLGA8B gene encoding golgin subfamily A member 8B, with amino-acid sequence MAEETGQSKLAAAKKKFKEYWQRNRPGVPAAAKRNTKANGSSPETAASGGCHSSEASSSASSSLHARQSPCQEQAAVLNSRSIKISRLNDTIKSLKQQKKQVEHQLEEEKKANNEKQKAERELEGQIQRLNTEKKKLNTDLYHMKHSLRYFEEESKDLAGRLQRSSQRIGELEWSLCAVAATQKKKPDGFSSRSKALLKRQLEQSIREQILLKGHVTQLKESLKEVQLERDQYAEQIKGERAQWQQRMRKMSQEVCTLKEEKKHDTHRVEELERSLSRLKNQMAEPLPPDAPAVSSEVELQDLRKELERVAGELQAQVENNQCISLLNRGQKERLREQEERLQEQQERLREREKRLQQLAEPQSDLEELKHENKSALQLEQQVKELQEKLGQVMETLTSAEKEPEAAVPASGTGGESSGLMDLLEEKADLREHVEKLELGFIQYRRERCHQKVHRLLTEPGDSAKDASPGGGHHQAGPGQGGEEGEAAGAAGDGVAACGSYSEGHGKFLAAARNPAAEPSPGAPAPQELGAADKHGDLCEASLTNSVEPAQGEAREGSSQDNPTAQPVLQLLGEMQDHQEHPGLGSNCCVPCFCWAWLPRRRR; translated from the exons atggCAGAAGAAACTGGACAGAGTAAATTAGCTGCAGCCAAGAAAAAG TTCAAAGAATATTGGCAGAGAAACCGCCCTGGTGTTCCAGCAGCAGCGAAGAGGAACACGAAAGCAAATGGCAGTAGCCCTGAGACGGccgcttctggtggttgccactCATCTGAGGCT tcctcctccgcctcctcctctCTGCATGCGCGTCAGAGCCCGTGCCAAGAACAAGCAGCAGTCCTGAACTCGAGGTCCATAAAAATCAGTCGACTGAATGACACCATCAAATCTTTG AAACAACAGAAGAAACAAGTGGAACATCAGCTGGAAGAA gaaaagaaagcaaacaatgaGAAACAGAAAGCTGAAAGGGAGCTAGAG GGTCAAATCCAGAGAttgaacacagagaaaaagaaactaaatacgGACCTGtatcacatgaaacattctctcAGATACTTTGAAG AAGAGTCCAAGGATCTGGCCGGCCGCCTGCAACGTTCATCGCAGCGTATAGGAGAGTTAGAGTGGTCTCTCTGTGCTGTCGCCGCCACACAGAAGAAGAAGCCGGATGGG TTCTCGAGCCGCAGTAAAGCACTTCTCAAGCGGCAGTTAGAGCAGTCCATACGGGAGCAGATACTGCTGAAAGGACACGTGACACAG TTGAAGGAGTCGCTTAAAGAAGTCCAGCTGGAGAGAGATCAATATGCTGAACAAATAAAAGGAGAGAGGGCCCAGTGGCAGCAGAGGATGAGGAAAATGTCGCAGGAG GTTTGCACattgaaggaggagaagaagcatgATACGCATCGGGTAGAGGAGCTGGAGAGGAGCTTGTCCAGACTCAAAAACCAGATGG ctgagccactgcccccggatGCCCCAGCAGTGTCCTCTGAGGTGGAGCTGCAAGACCTGAGGAAGGAGCTGGAGAGAGTGGCAGGAGAGCTCCAGGCTCAGGTGGAAAACAATCAGTGCATCAGTCTCCTGAACCGTGGGCAAAAGGAGAGGCTTCGCGAGCAGGAGGAGAGGCTTCAGGAGCAGCAGGAGAGGCTTCGGGAACGGGAGAAGAGGCTTCAGCAGCTGGCCGAGCCACAGAGCGACTTGGAGGAGCTG AAGCACGAGAACAAGAGCGCACTGCAGTTGGAGCAGCAAGTAAAGGAGCTGCAGGAGAAGCTGGGCCAGGTGATGGAGACGCTCACCTCGGCCGAGAAGGAGCCAGAGGCAGCAGTCCCAGCCTCAGGGACTGGGGGCGAGTCT AGCGGCCTTATGGACCTCCTGGAGGAGAAGGCGGACCTGAGGgagcatgtggagaaactggaacttgGATTCATCCAGTACCGGAGAGAGAGATGCCATCA GAAAGTACATCGCCTTCTAACAGAGCCAGGGGACAGTGCCAAAGATGCGTCACCGGGAGGAGGCCATCATCAGGCTGGCCCAGGacaaggaggagaggaag GTGAAGCTGCTGGAGCTGCAGGAGATGGTGTTGCGGCTTGTGGCAGCTACAGCGAGGGGCACGGCAAATTCCTGGCCGCTGCCCGGAACCCTGCTGCTGAACCCAGTCCAGGAGCCCCAGCCCCCCAGGAGCTCGGGGCTGCCGACAAGCATGGTG ATCTTTGTGAGGCGAGCCTCACCAACAGCGTGGAGCCTGCACaaggagaagccagggagggtTCTTCCCAGGACAACCCTACTGCACAGCCAGTCCTGCAGCTCCTTGGTGAGATGCAGGACCACCAGGAGCACCCAGGCTTGGGCAGCAACTGCTGTGTGCCATGCTTTTGCTGGGCTTGGCTGCCGAGAAGAAGGAGATAA